A stretch of the Polluticoccus soli genome encodes the following:
- a CDS encoding alpha/beta hydrolase gives MFRFIIAVLFFLLSLLVLFSAPAIWLWYVAIVVTEFPWVFVLLGLITTAWAFRTRRLKVVGTTLALAATFIFSLPIIQALQISGRLDKDLNKAFNTTAGDRKPFSPLKMITGIGASKVPCKSYTFDPQHNLALDYYPSAMQGNRPCIVVVHGGSWKGGDSKQLPELNSELAKQGYNVAAINYRKAPQCHSPGPLEDTRAAITYLRTNAVALHIDTSKFVMLGRSAGGQIALLAAYTFKNMGIKGAISYYGPADMIWGYQNPAIIYNSCEVLEDYIGDTYEKLPSEYRASSPFEAVDSSTVPTLLIHGKNDVLVAYGHSTRLVERLDKYGVPNYLLTLPWATHGCDYTLNGPSGQLATYSVERFLATLLF, from the coding sequence GTGTTTCGTTTTATAATCGCGGTTCTCTTCTTTCTGCTTAGTCTTTTAGTGCTGTTTTCAGCGCCGGCTATTTGGCTGTGGTATGTGGCCATTGTGGTCACTGAGTTTCCATGGGTGTTTGTGCTGCTGGGATTGATCACAACAGCCTGGGCTTTCCGGACGAGGCGGCTAAAGGTGGTGGGCACAACACTGGCGCTGGCAGCAACCTTTATTTTTTCGCTGCCTATTATCCAGGCCTTGCAGATTTCTGGCAGACTTGACAAAGACCTGAATAAAGCTTTCAATACAACGGCAGGCGATCGCAAACCATTTTCGCCGCTGAAAATGATAACAGGTATTGGTGCAAGCAAGGTGCCTTGCAAGAGCTACACTTTCGATCCACAACACAATCTCGCACTCGACTACTATCCATCTGCTATGCAAGGAAACCGTCCGTGTATAGTGGTAGTACACGGTGGATCATGGAAGGGTGGCGATAGTAAACAGCTGCCTGAACTAAACAGCGAGCTTGCAAAACAAGGCTATAATGTTGCAGCCATCAACTATCGCAAAGCACCCCAATGTCATAGTCCCGGACCGCTGGAAGATACACGTGCTGCTATAACGTACCTACGAACTAATGCTGTCGCACTTCATATAGACACTTCGAAATTTGTGATGCTTGGCCGCTCGGCCGGTGGACAAATTGCATTGCTGGCTGCGTACACATTTAAGAACATGGGCATCAAAGGTGCCATCAGCTACTACGGTCCTGCCGATATGATATGGGGGTATCAAAATCCTGCTATCATTTACAATTCTTGCGAGGTGTTGGAAGATTATATCGGCGATACCTACGAGAAACTTCCAAGCGAGTACCGCGCCAGTTCGCCTTTTGAAGCAGTAGATTCTTCAACAGTACCAACACTGCTGATACACGGCAAAAATGATGTGTTGGTAGCTTACGGTCATAGCACGCGGCTGGTGGAGCGACTAGATAAATACGGTGTGCCCAACTACCTGCTGACGTTGCCATGGGCCACGCACGGCTGTGATTATACCCTTAACGGTCCAAGCGGGCAGCTGGCTACATATTCCGTGGAAAGGTTTTTGGCAACACTTCTGTTTTGA
- a CDS encoding DUF1579 domain-containing protein: MKQLSITLAALCLLTFAACDNATKEESTGTTDTVVATTATPAETTPEPPADSATMAKAWQDYMTPGPMHKWMESTNGKWDADFTFWMGPDAPPDSGSKATVENKTILGGRYQESIYKGTMMGGPFEGKGTMAYDNAKKKFINTWIDNMGTGLMHMEGTYDEATKTLNMSGTGVDPVSGKDVAMRQVLKTIDDKHQLMEMYDTKGGREYKSMEIRLTKK; encoded by the coding sequence ATGAAACAACTCAGCATCACACTTGCAGCGTTATGTCTGCTCACTTTCGCAGCTTGCGACAACGCAACAAAGGAAGAAAGCACAGGCACCACAGACACTGTTGTAGCCACCACAGCAACTCCCGCTGAAACAACTCCTGAACCGCCAGCAGATTCCGCTACGATGGCAAAGGCATGGCAAGACTACATGACTCCCGGTCCCATGCACAAATGGATGGAATCAACCAACGGGAAATGGGATGCTGACTTCACCTTCTGGATGGGACCGGATGCACCACCAGACAGCGGCAGTAAAGCAACAGTTGAAAACAAGACCATACTTGGCGGCAGGTACCAGGAAAGCATCTACAAAGGCACTATGATGGGCGGCCCGTTTGAAGGCAAGGGCACCATGGCCTACGACAATGCCAAGAAGAAGTTTATCAATACCTGGATAGACAACATGGGCACAGGCCTGATGCATATGGAAGGCACTTATGACGAGGCCACGAAAACACTGAACATGAGCGGCACAGGCGTAGACCCTGTAAGCGGCAAAGACGTAGCCATGCGCCAGGTGTTAAAGACCATAGATGACAAACACCAGCTAATGGAGATGTACGATACCAAAGGCGGCAGAGAGTATAAAAGCATGGAGATCAGGTTGACAAAGAAATAA
- a CDS encoding ArnT family glycosyltransferase, translating to MRYKLFRVFLLLVVLAVSVWFVRGYSNTRTMFYGDVLGYYIYLPATFIYDNHKAIDKLPDSVEVPLLVKESMANMRNGYVVTKKGYLLVQYTYGMSVLEAPFFFAAHAWAKMNKLSSTGYSPPYEMAIKISSVIYALLGCWLIYLVLRRWYGRTHSLLVTTLIYLGTNLFWFTLYQQGMAHVPLFFLYAVLVLFSVRLYERASWLNFLVVGLTAGFITVIRPTDIICLLVPALYGVYSKETLIQRLAFLRTHLRKVLGAAAVFILPIIPQLLYWKMMTGSYLFYSYGGQSFNWNDPKILEGLFYYSNGWLPYSPIMVFSLAGFFLYRYIKQWFWCLGLLFPLYVYIIYSWYCYNYINGLGSRPMIHIYPLLAIPLAAFLLWVWNRKSIVLNVVVALVCSFFVSLNISYSVQRSVGVMNSEESNFEYNTQMMFRTKLRYDDLVTFDLAEFQPDTAKITRIKTLACLNFNDSSSEYYIQDTITGSGYFYKMTDEYIPYSIDLKYDKAALGEAKWMKCSGRFMYPQYPEYFRHLLILSYRRNGEFLSWKGCKIENKINSYKHERQFLEQSRPGEWGTVYFFSLIPKGVKDGDDIKVELWNIGKLPMLLDDICIEAYR from the coding sequence ATGCGCTATAAACTTTTCCGGGTTTTTCTTTTGCTTGTTGTCCTCGCGGTATCCGTTTGGTTCGTCAGGGGGTATAGCAACACCCGTACTATGTTTTATGGCGATGTGCTTGGTTACTACATTTACCTTCCCGCCACCTTTATTTACGACAACCATAAGGCGATAGACAAACTGCCTGATAGCGTTGAGGTGCCGTTGCTGGTAAAAGAGTCTATGGCCAACATGCGCAATGGCTATGTTGTTACTAAGAAAGGGTATCTGCTGGTGCAGTACACCTACGGAATGTCTGTATTAGAGGCACCGTTCTTTTTTGCTGCGCACGCTTGGGCAAAGATGAATAAACTGTCCTCTACGGGTTATTCTCCGCCATACGAGATGGCTATAAAGATAAGTTCTGTTATCTATGCACTGCTTGGTTGCTGGCTGATCTACCTGGTGCTGAGACGTTGGTATGGACGTACGCACTCGCTGCTGGTAACAACGCTTATATATTTAGGGACGAACCTGTTTTGGTTCACGCTCTACCAGCAGGGCATGGCGCATGTGCCGTTGTTTTTTCTTTATGCAGTGCTGGTGTTGTTCAGCGTCAGGCTGTATGAAAGGGCTTCATGGCTCAACTTCCTGGTTGTTGGTCTGACTGCCGGCTTTATTACTGTTATTCGTCCCACAGATATAATCTGCCTGCTTGTTCCGGCCTTGTATGGTGTATATAGTAAAGAAACGCTTATTCAACGCCTGGCATTTTTACGGACGCACCTCCGGAAAGTATTGGGTGCCGCAGCCGTCTTCATTCTACCGATCATTCCACAGCTGCTTTACTGGAAGATGATGACGGGCAGCTATCTGTTCTACAGCTACGGCGGACAATCGTTCAACTGGAACGACCCAAAGATCCTTGAGGGGCTTTTTTATTACAGCAATGGCTGGCTGCCGTATTCACCCATCATGGTGTTTTCGCTTGCAGGCTTCTTCCTGTATCGCTACATCAAACAGTGGTTTTGGTGTCTTGGGCTGTTGTTTCCGTTGTATGTATACATCATCTACTCGTGGTATTGTTACAATTATATCAATGGCCTGGGTTCCCGGCCTATGATCCATATATACCCGTTGTTGGCAATACCGCTTGCTGCGTTTTTGCTTTGGGTATGGAATAGAAAGTCGATAGTGCTCAACGTGGTTGTAGCATTGGTCTGCTCGTTTTTCGTGTCGCTGAACATCTCGTACAGCGTGCAACGCTCCGTAGGAGTAATGAACAGCGAAGAGTCGAATTTTGAGTACAACACCCAAATGATGTTCCGCACAAAACTGCGTTATGATGATCTTGTGACATTTGACTTAGCGGAGTTTCAGCCGGACACTGCAAAGATCACCAGGATCAAAACGCTGGCCTGTCTCAATTTCAATGATTCATCATCTGAATACTATATCCAAGACACGATAACAGGCTCAGGGTACTTCTACAAAATGACCGACGAGTATATCCCTTATTCCATAGACCTGAAATATGACAAGGCTGCTTTGGGTGAAGCAAAATGGATGAAGTGCAGTGGCCGGTTTATGTATCCGCAATACCCCGAGTATTTCCGCCACCTGTTGATCCTATCTTATAGGCGCAACGGCGAGTTCCTTTCCTGGAAAGGCTGTAAGATCGAGAACAAGATCAATTCGTATAAACACGAGCGTCAATTCCTGGAACAATCGCGCCCGGGCGAGTGGGGGACTGTCTATTTCTTCTCCCTGATACCTAAAGGAGTGAAAGATGGCGATGATATCAAAGTCGAATTGTGGAATATCGGCAAGCTGCCCATGTTGCTCGATGATATCTGTATAGAAGCGTATAGATAA
- the lpdA gene encoding dihydrolipoyl dehydrogenase, whose amino-acid sequence MAYDVIVIGSGPAGYVAAIRAAQLGYKTAIVERESLGGICLNWGCIPTKALLKSAQVFEYISHAQNYGVTVGEAKADFPAMIKRSRGVADKMSKGIQFLMKKNKIEVLMGMGKLNAKKEVEVTGADGKATVHTAKHVILATGARSRQLPNLEIDGKKVIGYREAMSLPTQPKSMIVVGSGAIGVEFAYFYHSVGTKVTIVEFMPRIVPVEDEDVSKELEKIYKKKGIEIMTNSSVEKVDASGKGVVATVKTQNGEVKLEADVVLSAVGISTNIENIGLEAAGVKTDKGKVTVDKFYKTNVEGVYAIGDITPGPALAHVGMKEAVICVEAFAQKDGKYHHNPEPLDYGNIPGCTYCSPEIASVGMTEKQAKEAGYELKVGKFPFSASGKASAAGAPEGFVKVIFDAKYGEWLGTHMIGANVTEIIAQTVASRKLETTWQEQLDTIFPHPTMSEAVKDAIEVALGEAIHL is encoded by the coding sequence ATGGCATACGACGTGATCGTAATAGGAAGCGGCCCTGCAGGTTATGTGGCTGCTATCCGTGCAGCACAATTAGGTTATAAGACAGCGATAGTGGAGCGTGAGAGCCTGGGCGGTATCTGTCTGAACTGGGGATGTATCCCTACCAAAGCATTATTGAAATCGGCGCAGGTGTTCGAATACATCAGCCACGCACAGAACTACGGTGTAACCGTTGGTGAAGCGAAAGCTGATTTCCCGGCTATGATCAAACGCAGCCGCGGTGTTGCCGATAAAATGAGCAAGGGTATCCAGTTCCTCATGAAGAAGAACAAGATCGAGGTGCTGATGGGTATGGGTAAGCTGAATGCTAAAAAAGAAGTGGAAGTAACAGGTGCTGACGGTAAAGCTACCGTTCACACGGCTAAGCACGTTATCCTGGCTACAGGTGCACGTTCGCGCCAACTGCCAAACCTTGAGATCGACGGTAAGAAAGTAATAGGCTATCGCGAAGCAATGAGCCTGCCAACGCAACCAAAATCAATGATCGTTGTTGGTTCTGGCGCTATTGGTGTTGAGTTCGCTTATTTCTACCACAGCGTAGGAACTAAAGTTACCATCGTTGAATTCATGCCTCGCATCGTTCCGGTTGAAGACGAAGATGTATCGAAAGAACTGGAAAAGATCTATAAGAAGAAAGGCATCGAGATCATGACCAACTCTTCGGTAGAAAAAGTTGATGCTTCGGGTAAAGGTGTAGTTGCAACCGTTAAGACGCAGAACGGTGAAGTGAAACTGGAAGCAGACGTTGTATTGAGCGCTGTAGGTATCTCTACAAACATCGAGAACATAGGACTTGAAGCTGCCGGTGTTAAAACCGACAAAGGAAAGGTTACTGTAGACAAATTCTATAAAACAAACGTTGAGGGCGTTTACGCTATCGGCGACATCACTCCTGGCCCGGCATTGGCACACGTGGGTATGAAAGAAGCTGTTATCTGCGTAGAAGCTTTCGCACAGAAAGATGGCAAGTACCACCACAACCCAGAGCCACTGGATTACGGTAACATCCCGGGTTGTACTTACTGCTCTCCTGAGATCGCTTCTGTAGGTATGACAGAAAAGCAAGCTAAAGAAGCAGGTTATGAACTGAAAGTGGGTAAATTCCCATTCTCAGCTTCTGGTAAAGCCAGCGCTGCGGGTGCGCCAGAAGGTTTCGTAAAAGTGATCTTTGATGCTAAGTACGGCGAATGGCTGGGTACACATATGATCGGTGCGAACGTTACCGAGATCATTGCGCAAACAGTTGCCAGCCGCAAACTGGAAACTACATGGCAGGAGCAACTGGATACTATCTTCCCGCACCCGACTATGAGCGAAGCGGTGAAAGATGCTATCGAAGTAGCACTGGGTGAAGCAATACACCTCTAG
- a CDS encoding acyl transferase, translating into MSYKIELKDPAFVQGINAGNFDDIALQVFAHQYEHNEIYHAFTKALGVDPSGVKNIEQIPFLPISFFKTHRVVSDTAEPAFVFESSGTTGETPSRHFVTDAVVYRESLLRGFKQFYGDPKDYVILALLPSYLERKNASLVHMAKVLMEESGHPDCGFYLDEWDKLASVLARLEAGGQKTLLLGVTFALLDFAEAHPMQLQHTVVMETGGMKGRREEWTRRQVHEFLMDKWQLANVHSEYGMTELLSQAYSLGGGMFNASDTMKVLIRDINDPLEVKKTGSGCLNIIDLANINSCSFIAAEDIGNMHADGRFEVLGRLDHAALRGCSLMVVL; encoded by the coding sequence GTGTCCTATAAAATTGAGTTAAAAGACCCGGCTTTTGTACAGGGTATTAACGCTGGTAACTTTGATGATATTGCCCTGCAGGTATTCGCTCATCAGTACGAACACAACGAAATTTACCATGCGTTTACAAAAGCACTTGGTGTTGATCCTTCCGGTGTAAAAAACATAGAGCAGATACCGTTCCTGCCCATTTCATTTTTCAAAACCCACAGAGTTGTTTCAGATACGGCAGAGCCAGCTTTTGTGTTTGAAAGCAGCGGTACCACGGGGGAAACCCCCAGCAGGCATTTTGTAACTGATGCTGTTGTATACCGGGAGTCGCTGTTGCGTGGTTTCAAACAATTCTATGGCGACCCTAAAGATTACGTGATACTGGCGCTGCTGCCTTCATACCTCGAGCGTAAGAATGCTTCGCTGGTGCACATGGCTAAGGTGCTGATGGAGGAGAGTGGGCATCCCGATTGTGGTTTTTACCTGGACGAGTGGGATAAACTGGCCAGTGTATTGGCCAGACTTGAAGCAGGCGGACAAAAAACGCTGCTGCTGGGAGTGACTTTTGCTTTGCTTGATTTTGCTGAAGCTCACCCAATGCAATTGCAGCATACTGTTGTAATGGAAACGGGTGGAATGAAGGGTAGGCGAGAAGAATGGACCCGCCGCCAGGTGCACGAGTTTCTGATGGACAAATGGCAACTCGCAAATGTTCACTCTGAATATGGAATGACCGAATTGTTATCCCAGGCCTATTCATTAGGTGGCGGGATGTTCAACGCGTCTGATACAATGAAAGTCCTGATAAGAGACATCAATGATCCGCTTGAAGTAAAGAAAACAGGCTCCGGCTGCCTGAACATCATCGATCTTGCCAACATCAACTCCTGCTCGTTCATTGCTGCCGAAGACATTGGTAATATGCACGCTGACGGGCGTTTCGAGGTATTGGGCAGGCTCGACCATGCAGCGCTAAGAGGCTGCAGTCTGATGGTTGTCTTATAG
- a CDS encoding 2'-5' RNA ligase family protein, whose amino-acid sequence MSASLYMMAIMPPPELTKDIEQIRFGFADKYDCKAALKPPVHITLIPPHKTLPDSEEKIIPVMEHWAKSHAPFSVVLLNYSTFDRNGVVFINVLPNEDGRVFQKELRSEFLHVLPLPEVKRYTSFHPHITIGYRDIPKNVFKEAAEDYLSREFFAAFTVNTIYLWRHDGTRWQVLHSFPLGKTT is encoded by the coding sequence ATGAGCGCTTCGCTTTACATGATGGCTATCATGCCGCCGCCGGAACTTACCAAAGACATTGAGCAGATACGCTTTGGCTTTGCTGATAAATATGATTGTAAGGCTGCACTGAAGCCGCCGGTGCACATCACCCTGATCCCTCCGCATAAAACGCTGCCAGATTCGGAAGAGAAAATAATTCCGGTGATGGAGCATTGGGCTAAGAGCCATGCACCCTTTTCGGTTGTTTTGCTGAATTATTCGACGTTTGACAGGAATGGAGTAGTGTTTATTAATGTATTGCCGAATGAGGATGGACGCGTGTTTCAAAAGGAGCTTCGTTCGGAGTTCTTGCATGTGCTACCCTTGCCGGAGGTGAAACGATATACCTCCTTCCATCCGCATATCACTATTGGTTATCGCGATATACCTAAAAACGTATTTAAAGAAGCAGCTGAAGACTACTTGTCGCGTGAGTTCTTTGCTGCTTTTACCGTCAACACGATCTATTTGTGGCGCCACGATGGCACGCGCTGGCAGGTATTGCACAGTTTTCCATTGGGCAAGACGACCTAG